A DNA window from Plectropomus leopardus isolate mb unplaced genomic scaffold, YSFRI_Pleo_2.0 unplaced_scaffold9852, whole genome shotgun sequence contains the following coding sequences:
- the LOC121940914 gene encoding thyrotropin-releasing hormone receptor-like — MTDNGSSRIDTPTNISLSPSDAVSDSLEYKTVSVFLVLLVCGTGIVGNIMVVLVVFTTRHMRTPTNCYLVSLAIADLTVLVAAGLPNVADSLTGTWVFGHAGCLGITYFQYLGINVSSCSITAFTVER; from the coding sequence ATGACTGACAACGGGAGCTCCAGAATTGACACCCCGACGAACATCTCTCTGAGTCCCAGCGACGCCGTCTCTGACTCGCTGGAGTACAAGACGGTGTCCGTGTTCCTGGTCCTGCTGGTGTGTGGCACGGGCATCGTGGGTAACATCATGGTGGTCCTCGTAGTCTTCACCACACGCCACATGAGGACGCCCACCAACTGTTACCTCGTCAGCCTGGCCATAGCGGACCTGACGGTGCTGGTGGCGGCGGGGCTGCCAAATGTGGCGGACAGTCTGACGGGCACGTGGGTGTTTGGCCACGCTGGCTGCCTGGGGATCACCTACTTTCAGTACCTGGGCATCAACGTGTCCTCCTGCTCCATCACCGCCTTCACTGTGGAGAGGTGA